Below is a window of Chanodichthys erythropterus isolate Z2021 chromosome 19, ASM2448905v1, whole genome shotgun sequence DNA.
aaaggtaattacgacttttttctcaaaattcgttttctcacaattgcgagtttacattgCACAATTCCGACTTATTttttcacaattgcgagatataaactcgcaattgtgagaaataaagtcagatttgcaagttataatgtcagaattgcgagatataaacttgcaattgcgagaaatagttagaattgcaagttatgtcagaattgcgagatataaactcacaattgtgagaaaagtcagaattgcgtattataaactcacaattacgagaaataaagtaagaattgtgagttataaactcacaattgcgagtaataaagtcagaattgcgagatataaactcaattacaagaaataaagtcaattgcgagataaaaagtcgttaaatttcgagaaaaaagcgagataaaatgttgagaataaagtcattaaattacgagaaaaaagttgttaaattacgagagcaaattcgttaaattacaaatttgttctcataattgaacgacttttttctcgaatttgtttaacgaatttgttctcgtaatttaatgactttttctcgtaatttaatgactattctcaacattttatctcgactttttttctcgaaatttaacgactttttcctcatattttaaTGAGTtgattctcaacattttatctcgacttttttttctcgaaatttaatgacatttttctcataatttaacgaatttgttctcgtaatttaacaactttttctcgtaatttaatgacgttattctcaacattttcagttaccgttttattttttattcagtggcggaaacaagcttctataTTTTCCTATTCATTCGTCCTATATCATAATATAAACTGCAATTCtatgttttatttacaatttgttAAATTAGTTAATACAGTTGCCTGTTAGTTTATACTAATAGCTCCCATTTTTCCTCTGCAGGTTGAGGTTTGAGTCCAGCTGACGGAGCTGTTGAAGGAATCCAGCGTTGGGTAGAATGTTCCGGTGGGGGCAAACCGCATTAATGGCTTCTGCGATTGTGAGTTTTTCATATATCATCAGATACGCCAAAACTAACGTCGCTGAACGACTCACTCCTCTGGCACAATGAACCAATACCTTCACCTCTCCTGAAAAACAAATTAAACTACCATCACACATGCATGTTTAATCTATTTCAGACTGTAGATGCTATTTGCAAGCCATTTTATTTCGTATTCGAGTAAAACGGTATTCAGCGTCACTGACGAATCATTCTCAACAAGACCTCAGAAAGTAAATAGTCAATTTAAATGCATTCAAATTTAAATGcacgttaataaaacatcacagGCACATTCGGAAGCATGCTGTGTACACAATGCAAACTCTTAGTATGAAAGTGCACAATGTCTTACTTTGCTGCGACAGAGCTTTATGAATGAAACTGGCTGTGGGGTAGAAAAACGGTGTGATATCAAAGTCTCTGTTGTCTGGTGCCTCCACGCCGTGATACTCTACGCTTGTGTCCGAGTAGAAATCAGCTCCAGTGTCGATGTGAGCAGGTCCATGTGCAGCGTTGATGATGTGAGTGATTCCTAGACGGTGTAGAAGCGTCTTGTCTCTTGCTGTTGGTCTGAGAGAGTCAATCAAGAGTTAATTTTCTGCAGTAGCTCTCAAATCAAGCTTGACATCTGTCATATGATGCATGAGAACTAATTGCATTTGTGATCAGTCATGTCAAACCTGGCACTGTACATCTAAAGGAGCCATTCCTGAACGTAATGCAAGCATGAATGAGATTTTTGAGCTATTGCAGACATAAAAATTACAGCGAACAATGGATAAATCTGTTCTTTAGCCCAAGCTATCATGTGTCTGAAATACTTCAGTCAGAATTTAAATATAGAAttgtcagaattgagatataaagtcgcaaaaCATTCAGAAATTACAGGAACATTCCAGTTTAtaattcttcaaacattatgggaacgttacttttgaatcttttgaaaaaagtagcaacatttaaaaaatgtatttctgaatgttttcaGAACGTTCGAAATgtccaatttaaaaaaaaaaaaaaacgtttttttttaaaaaacgttaTAAGTTTTCAGaatgtaaaatgtttaaaaaacgttACATGAATGttaaactaaaacatttcagaaaaaaaaacattccatgaacaatgtataataaatatttttttgcaaacattttaaaacatttaaaatttcgAACATTCTGAAAACATTCAGAAagacgttttttaaatgttgctacttttttcagaacattcagagaaggctcaaaagtaacgttcccataatgtttgcaaaattgtaaaatagaatgttcccttaacattCGTATAACcaggaaaaaaagttttttaaaacattagatATTTTGAATGTTCTGAAAACATTCAGAAATTACTTAATGTTAACATTAGCGAAACATTCTTAgaatataaattttattaattttcctTCTGATATTCTTGTGCATtcatcattttaaagtttttgtaCTGCAAACgtcaaaagtaatgttcatttcttTTCTAGTCAAAGTGGAAAACATTTACGACTCCGTCATAATGAAAGATAAAAGATTATTCAGCGCACCTCAAACGATTAAAAGCGTTGCATTCGAGTCTTATGGTATAATACGTACGCATCACTGATGTAGATGTTGGGCCAGACTTCATTATAGGCGCCGGAGGGTCGTCGGTTCTTTAGCAGGAGGGTCAAAAGGTCACAGATGGGAGGAGTCTCATATCCAACGTCCTGTGTGCTCATCCTTTGAAATAAAAGAGCTTAATGTACAATAAGAAAATACATGTCAATGCATtgtattaaagtgtttttgCGTTTCAGTTCTTAACAAACTCACGTGTTTCTCTAAACTCCTCGTAGGTCTGTCATCTACGTAGAGCCACgtttgtgtgtgattgtgtgatgGAGTAAGTGATACGTGTCTCTATTTTGGCCTCTTTGCGAGTCAAAGTGGTAAATATAGATGAGAgacacaaacagacagacagctgAGAATCTTTGAGATCTTTGAATTGAAGTTCCTTCAGCTAGATGATTTACATATTAAATGTGTTCttttaataaagtatacttggtaaaatatattaaagccatcatgaaatcaaaattcaaAAGAAGTTTGATATCAGGATGAcatatattaacattttaatatattaaatatatgcatatattttaatatattttttcaaccTCTTCCCTCCCATTTGTTATGTGGAAAGCACTAGAGTGTTTTTAACCTGTGAATCTATTACTTTACAGTGACTCTGAACATTAAGCAGGAATAGAATGCATTTCGAGCACagcaaaaaaatacatacaacaacttaaaaaaaagacaTCGCTTTAATTGAGAAATTAAATCCTGTATCAAATCATGTAATTCCATTATGTGTGTTTATGGCATGCATTTCTGTCAAGGAATTGTCATCATCGTTGAGTAACTTTTTGCACATCAATAACTCTGTTACTGTACCTAATGTAGTGTATTTCTGATCATTAAACATGATGTGAATGTGTCTGTCCAGTGTTACAGGGCAGTGCTCTGGTAGTGCAGTTTTTTGTCCAGTTCTCGCAGTTGTTCTAAGAAGCCAGAGTTTGGGCAGATATTTCTGTGTTGTGCGACGGCTTTAATGGCTTCCACCAGCGTCATGTCCTCGTGGATCATCAGATACGCCAATACCAGCGATGATGAGCGACTCAAACCCATTGCGCAGTGCACAAGCACCTtacctagaaaaaaaacaatataaatgtctacaattttttttacgAATTTATCAAAAACATATCCTGATCATATTTCATCCACAAATCAAAAGAAATtatgaaaattatatttattttgatcattattttttaagttatgtttTGCATAAAGTATAcaagtaaattatattttgtatgaAGAAATATTTGACATTGTTGTCAAGGCTTTTAAGCACATGTTCCTCCCTCAAATGCTctgccatacattttttttttttaatttacatgacacgcaggaaaaaaagtaaatcgtgtgcatgattgACTAattcccttgatttataaatcatgtgcataattgagcaaatcgagggaacgaatcagtaaatcgtatgcataatttataaatcaagggaacgaattagtaaattgtgcttactatttagcaaatcaagggaacaaattagtgaaTTGTGTGTattatttagcaaattgagggaacgaatcagtaaattgtatgcatgatttataaatcgaggggactagttagtaaatcatgtgcacgatttatacatcgagggaacgaattagtaaattggtGCATGATTtgagcaaatcaagggaacaaattagtaaattgcgtgtactatttagcaaatcgagggaacaaatttgtaaattgtgcgtactatttagcaaatcgagggaacgaattagtaaattgtgcatactatttagcaaatcaagggaacgaattagtaaattgcgtgtactatttagcaaatcgagggaacgaataagTAAATTGTGTGTACTATTTatcaaatcaagggaacgaattagtaaattggtgcatgatttagcaaatcaagggaacgaattagtaaattgcgTGTattatttagcaaatcgagggaacgaatcagtaaattgtatgcatgatttataaatcgaggggactagttagtaaatcatgtgcacgatttatacatcgagggaacgaattagtaaattggtGCATGATTtgagcaaatcaagggaacgaattagtaaattgcgtgtactatttagcaaatcgagggaacaaatttgtaaattgtgcgtactatttagcaaatcgagggaataaatttgtaaattgtgcgtactatttagcaaatcgagggaacaaattagtaaattgtgcatactatttagcaaatcaagggaacgaattagtaaattgcgtgtactatttagcaaatcaagggaacgaattagtaaattgtgtatACTTTTTatcaaatcaagggaacgaattagtaaattggtgcatgatttagcaaatcaagggaacgaattagtaaattgtgtgtaatatttagcaaatcgagggaacgaattagtaaattgttcgtacaatttagcaaaacaagggaacgaatttgtaaatcgtgcacatgatttagcaaatcgagggaatgaattagtaaattggtgcatgatttataaatcgagggaactagttagtaaattgtgcgtacgatttagcaaatcgagggaacgaattagtaaattgtgcatactatttagcaaatcaagggaacgaattaatTAATTGCGTgtactatttagcaaatcgagggaacgaattagtaaattgtgtgtaCTATTTATCAAATCAaaggaacgaattagtaaattggtgcatgatttagcaaatcaagggaacgaattagtaaattgtgtgtaatatttagcaaatcgagggaacgaattagtaaattgttcgtacaatttagcaaaacaagggaacgaatttgtaaatcgtgcacattatttagcaaatcgagggaatgagtTAGTAAATTggtgcatgatttataaatcgagggaactagttagtaaattgtgcgtacgatttagcaaatcgagggaacgaattagtaaattgtgagtactatttagcaaatcaagggaacgaattagtaaattgtgcatactatttagcaaatcgagcgaacgaattagtaaattgtgtgtactatttagcaaatcgagggaacgaattagtaaatcatgtgcacgatttagcctactatttttttcctgcatctGATGTGTGGGGCTCCATATAAAATGACCCATGAAAGTAATATCATGATGcaaaaaatcttaatggtcCTAAAACCTGACGTAATTTTCTTCatgttaaatataatttaatttcccAGTGAATTCTGCATTAGTTTAGCTGATGTTGTCCATCAGTGTGTTTTCTCTCCTCACCTCCAGGGGTGCTCATGGCACTCTTGATGAACTTGGCAGCGGAGTAGAAGAAGGGGCTCAAGTCAAATGAGGGCATATCAAACGCCTCCACGCCATGATACGTGATTTTAGTGTCTCTGTAGTAACTGGCTCCTGTGTTAACGTTGAACTTCCCGTGAGCTGCGTTCAGCACGAATGTGATGTTCAGCGACTGTAGCATGTGTTTGTCCTTCGCTGCATACCTGAATGAGATTCAGTCACAACGCATACAGACAGACACTTGTTATATaccttttttaatttcatatttacagTTTAACAGTAGTAGAAAATGTGTCCAAGAGTTTCAGGAAACACAAAAATACAtctcaaatatatatttatccCGTCCTGGATATATACTAAACAAAGATTTTGTAATGACTCTCTTTCTTTTGAATATGAAATACCTCCTTTCCCCAAAAATCAACTCAGATACAGGTTGATTTTCTTACATGTCTCCGATGTATATTCCAGGTCTGACCTCGTCTAGATGGCCGCTGGTTCCGGGTTTGACCCACAGCAGTCTCTGGAGCTCAGAGGCTGGAGGCGTCTCGTACCTGCCGTCCCCGTCACGTGGCATATCGGCCCGCCGCTGTACACCTGTCCTGCCGCTGGATAGACATGAGAAACATAAAGAAACGAACAGATCTTGTTCTTTTCGGTCATCcaaaaattatttacaaaaagGCAAAACAAACACCATAACAGTAGTGCATGTGACTCTAGTCCTTTATTGAAGGATAGGTTAAATTAAAGTTATTATTCACTGAAAACAACAGCTCTCCAAGTGTTTTGACACCGTCATCGACCCCAAGCACCTTTCTCATGTATCTTATCACCAATCACAACATTGTATGTTTGAATATATGCAAGCacaaattagattttaaaagaatatacttaatgctatttttgtccttttcagattttgatatTCACACTGTGATTAAATAGGAAACACCAGCTCAGACATCCTGCAAAACTCCTTTTTTATGGAAAAAAGGCTAGTCACATGGtcacaaaaacaacatgaaggtacattttcatttttatttgagtaattgtttttaaatcaaACATCAAGTTTTACCACTGTACGATGGAAAATTCACCTTTGGAAACAATGGGATGTACAGCTGATAATAGATTACTGCTAGTTTTCAGGTCTGTATGAATATTTAAGACCATTATATTTAACCAAATTGTTTGTGTAAAACTTGCCACAAAGTATTAGCAATGATTAGATGAATAATGCAATGTTTTATGGTTTCAGTTGCTTTGTCTTACCTAAAAAATAAGTGTTAAAAATtacttaaatattaaacattttgacACATATAATTTTTTGCCCAAAATAATTTTCTTACTCAGTATTTTTTTGGtcttgtttttcattaaaatatcttattcttAACTCAAGATACTTTTAATTAAGCAACAAAATGACATAAGATATAAAGTCttgttttaagaaaatatatatcaaaattaagcaagtttttgcttaaaacaagaacaaatattttaaatactttgtttaaaggtgacgtagttacacgttactatattaataacagtaaattatgcataattacaattaactaaccctaactgtaactctatagtaagtacatgtaattaatattactgaGTACTTATTTAAGTAAGTACAATTTTACTGTgtaaccttaaaataaagtgtacccAAAATAAAACGTGTTTTCTCTTTGAATTAAGTTTGTTTTTCTTACCCATTTGGCAGATATTTATTTCTTCTTTCAAGTCTAAACTTACaaaaaatttttatatttttgattttttcaAGACCTAATACCTTGTCATTTTTCaattcaagtaaatgtatcttgatttaaaaatgctttgatatttgttttggaaaataagcaaaaaatactgagtaagaaaatcatttttgcattgaaaagtTGACTAACTCTGTTTCTCTCTTTGTGTAATTAATCAAGTTATAATTAATGAAGTGCCATCATAAGCATGCCTGTGATCAAATAACATTGCAAATCAAGTATTTATCCATAAAGCACACATGTAACACTAGCAGTATATACTCAAGAAAATGCATCTATTTGAATGAatctaaaacacattttcaagcACAGACAGACTCACAGTGTGTTGAGGAGCAGCTCGTCggcgcgcgcgtgtgtgtgtgtgtgtgtgtgtgtgtatgacgTGTTGCTCAATCTGATGACTTTATCTATTTATATGTATAATGTGTTTCAGGCTGCTGTAAACACTCTTTCTTCAGGTTCCTGATCCAGAAGCACCAGCAGATGAAACCATAAAAGATCATCAGATGAAGATCATCCTCTATAATATCACACTGATTATAATGAATACAGAGGAATGATTCTGCTTATTTTCACACACCGCAGTCGCCCTCATCTGTGTCCGAGTAACGGCGTCTTAAATTAGACAACCTCATTCCCACAGCGGCCAGATAAAAATACATCCTCGTCATCTGTCAACACTTCACTCTCAACACAAGTGAGTTCATTCGCTTTGCTGCACAgctgctttttatttataacaaactgtttatttaatatatatcaaagttgtcctaaaaccaaAATGCAAAACCCGTTCTtgtcttaggacaactttgatgaactgctgtatttagTCAGCAACAATTTTTGCCAGCAATTTTGCCCCAACATATAATTTAATGCACAATTCACACTATCTTTGAAAAGATTGAGGTCGGTACGatttgtttgattttgaaataaattaatatttttattcagcaaggatgcattaaaaaatgtgacatttataatgttataaaagattctatttaaatagaaaatgctgttcttttgagcttttgattcatcaaagaatcctgaaaaataaaatgtcagtTTCTGCTGAAATCTGAAGcagatttcaacattgataataatcataaatgtttcttcaaatcatcacattagaatgatttctgaaggatcatgtgacactgaagactggagtaatgatgctgaaaattcagctttgatcacagaaataaattaactttactatatattcacatagaaaactgttattttgaattataatattatttcactatttttactgcatttttgatcaaataaatgcagcctttgagagcagaagagacttcttttaaaaacattataaaatctgaCTGACCCTAAGCCTTTGAACGCTAGTGTATGTTCACAGCTGTCTAAAGCTCTTCCTGTGTTTGTTACAGGTCACTGTCTTCTGCTCCGGAATGGTCACACCACCGGCGACCTTTAACCCCAGCGTTCCACTTCGACATCCTCAAAAAATAAGTTCACATATTTAACCAGTCCACCAACATCATGCATGTacgtcaaacacacacattttaaaatatctaaacattcacATCATAACTGAAGCTGATTTAAATGAGATATGACATCATGTTTTACCCTCTCAGTGCATGCAATCATGTGACCATATATAGActgtatgcatgcatgtgatTCTCACCTCAACCCAAACCacttctcagatgtttctcctcaGAAAATGAGggatcaaaatgttttttcgGTTATGCAAATGTTAGGGGAACATTCCATTtcatcattcttcaaacatgcgaatgttacttttgaatgttctctgaatgttctTCTGAAACTAGTAACATTCAAAAAA
It encodes the following:
- the LOC137008289 gene encoding dual specificity phosphatase 29-like codes for the protein MSTQDVGYETPPICDLLTLLLKNRRPSGAYNEVWPNIYISDAPTARDKTLLHRLGITHIINAAHGPAHIDTGADFYSDTSVEYHGVEAPDNRDFDITPFFYPTASFIHKALSQQREVKVLVHCARGVSRSATLVLAYLMIYEKLTIAEAINAVCPHRNILPNAGFLQQLRQLDSNLNLQRKNGSY
- the LOC137007644 gene encoding dual specificity protein phosphatase 13B-like; translation: MPRDGDGRYETPPASELQRLLWVKPGTSGHLDEVRPGIYIGDMYAAKDKHMLQSLNITFVLNAAHGKFNVNTGASYYRDTKITYHGVEAFDMPSFDLSPFFYSAAKFIKSAMSTPGGKVLVHCAMGLSRSSSLVLAYLMIHEDMTLVEAIKAVAQHRNICPNSGFLEQLRELDKKLHYQSTAL